In the Cellvibrio sp. KY-GH-1 genome, GCGCCGCCGCCATACACACGTTGCACTTAGGCAGCGTTGCGCTGTCCTTCTCGAATTACTCAATCCCGCTGTACATGCTCATTATCTTTGAATATCTGCACTACAACGCCTGGGTATTCTGCATAAGCCTCAATTTGAAACGCAGCAGCCAGCGAAGACAATTACCCACTAGCATGCAGTTGTTATTTAGCGGTGGTTGGCCAATCACCGCGCTGGCCATTGCCATGCTGTTTATCCCTAATGTGAATCAGGCGGGACTGTCGGTGTGGTTTGCACTGGGGCTGGCGGTAATCGCGCTGGTCAGCGTCGAGCAACTCTACCGCTTTGCGGCGGAAAACGATCGCCAGATAAAGTTGCTTTGCATGAATTTGGCGGCAATTTTCCTCTATGACATCTATCTATTTACCCATGCGCTGATCTTTAAGGGGCTCGACCCGATGCTCTGGCAATCGCGCGCTGCTGTATCTATCGCAACCTGCCTATTTATGGCATTGGGGGGCCTGCTGTTATTGCAGCAAACCGAACGTCCTGCCAATTTCAATCTCTCTCGGCCTATCGCGTTTTACACCACATCCCTGGTTGGAGTCGGGGTTCTAATCACCGTACTCTCATTAGGTGGATACTATGTGCGTCTTTACGGCGGCAACTGGGGAACTGTTTTCTACAGCTTGTTGTTGGTAGCCGCAGTATTACTTATCGCTACAGTGTTCGTTTCAAGTCGTATCCGTATGCGGCTATCTGTGCTTATCAACAAACATTTATTTCGCTACAAATACGACTACCGCAATGAGTGGTTGCGCCTGATCAATTATCTGGCTCAACCCGCCGACGCCAGTGAAGTCAACCAGCGCGCATTTTTTGCTGTTGCCTCTACCACTAAAGCGCCCAGTGGCGCGATCTGGTTGCGCAAGCAGGGGTTTTATGAGCCAGTCTACCGGGCCAACCTGCCCGGCTTTGTCGACCTGCAAGAGGAACCAGTAGACAGCCCATTTTGCCGCGCGTTTATCGAATCCGAGTGGGTATTTATTCCCGATAGCGGTGACAACCAGGCGCTCGGTCAGCACAACGAGCTGCTGCCCGGCTGGACCCATAATATCCCCGACCTATGGATTCTCTTTCCATTGATCGTCGGCGAGGAGCTGGTCGGTTTTATGGCCCTCACCAAACCTGGTGGCGATGAAACCCTGACCTGGGAAGATCTGGACTTGCTTAAAACCATGGGGCGCCAGGTTGCCAGCTACCTTAAGCGCCATCAACAAGCCGAACAATTGGTGGAAGGGCGCCAGTTTGATACCTACAACAAACTGGTTGCTTTTATTATTCATGATCTCAACAACCTGATTGCCCAGCAGGCACTAGTCGTCCGCAACGCCGAAAAACACAAAGGCAACCCGGCATTTATAGAAGACGCGATTAAAACCATCAGTAATTCAGTTGACCGCATGAACAACTTGCTGAAAAAGTTGCGCCGCGATGACTCCGATTTAGTCAAACGCCTCTCGATTAGCGAAGTTGTCAATCAAGCGGTACAAGAATGCCAACAACGCAGCAGCCCCAAGCTAACCGCAGAGATTGAATCCAGTCTACGCACAATCAACGCCGACCAGGTAAGACTGGTGATGACTATTACCAACTTCATCAAAAATGCTCAGGAAGCGACCCCGGACACTGGCCGGGTTCATGTTACACTTGAGATACAACAACATAGAGCCACAATTATGATTGAGGACACAGGCTCGGGGATGGACTGGGACTTTATCCACAATCGATTATTCAAACCCTTTGAAACAACCAAATCCGGTAAAGGTATGGGAATTGGCGTGTATCTATCGCGCGAATACATTAGCGAATTGAGTGGAACCCTGAATGTCGCCAGCGAAGTTGGCGAAGGTACAACCATTACAATTACCCTGCCACTGAACAAGGATTAGCGGGATCGCATGAGCAAATCAACCACCACCAAACCTATTCTCCTGATTGTTGAAGATGACACCGGCCTGCAAAGCCAATTGCGCTGGCATTTTGATCAATACGAAACTGTCGTTGCCGATAATCGTCAAGACGCGATAGCCGCTCTACGCCTGCACGAAGCGCCAGTCATTATTCAGGATCTTGGCCTACCTCCCGATGAAGATGGTGTCGATGAAGGATTTAAATGCATACAGGACATTTTGCGTATCGCACCCAATAGCAAAATTATTGTGATGACAGGTAAAACAGATCGCGACAACGCACTGCGCGCTGTCGCCATGGGCGCCTATGATTTTTACCAAAAGCCGGTAGATCCCAACACGCTGGATTTGATCGTGCAGCGAGCCTTCCACATCTTTGACTTGGAAGATTACAACCGTCGCCTAAATATCTCGCAGCAAGCACCGCTCGAAGGTATGATCACCAACGATCCACAAATGCTCAAAATTTGTCGCCAGCTGGAAAAAATTTCCCCAACAACAGTAACCTGTACTTTGCTGGGGGAAAGCGGCACCGGCAAGGAAGTTATGGCGCGCGCCATTCACCAACTTAGCCCCAGGAGAAACAAGCGCTTTGTCGCCATCAATTGCGCGGCCGTACCTGAAAATCTGATTGAGAGCGAGCTGTTTGGCTATGAAAAGGGAGCTTTTACCGGGGCCAATAAAACCACCCTTGGCAAGGTAGAAACCGCCCATGAAGGCACCCTGTTTCTCGATGAAATTGGTGATATGCCTCACAATTTGCAAGCGAAACTTTTGCGCTTTTTACAGGAAAGAGTTATTGAACGCGTCGGCGGCAGAAGTGAAATTCCCGTGGATGTGCGGGTGATATGCGCTACCAATAAAGATCTGGAAGCCATGGTACGCGATGGCAGTTTCCGCGAAGATTTGTTTTACCGCATTTGCGAAATGACGGTTAACATTCCACCCCTTCGCAATCGCCTTGGCGATAAGGTCTTATTGGCGCGCCACTTTAAGTTGCAGTTCGCCAAGGAGCACGGTCAAAACGTAACGGGATTTACGCCTGATGCTATCGCCGCCATCGAAAACTATGCGTGGCCAGGCAATATCCGCGAAATGGAAAACAAAATAAAACGCGCTGTAATTATGGCTGACGGTAAATATGTCACCCGAGAGGATTTGGGCTTGGCTGAAGCTGGTGAGCTATCGCTCAATTTACGGCATGTCCGCCAGGAGGCAGAGCGAGGTGCCATATTGCGCGCACTAAGCATGACCGACAACAATATCTCGGCCGCCGCCAAGCTATTGGGAGTCACCCGGCCAACGTTTTATGATCTTATTAAAAAATATGATGTAAACCAAAACTATCTCGAAAACGGCAATGATCACGAAAAAAATGATTCTGCGATTTAAAGCACATAAACAGGCCCTTGAAAATTGCCTTATATAACTAAAGAAAATAAAACCGCGTGCCTCTCAACGACACACTCATCACAGTCACTGAAGAATTTGTCGCGTTTTTTAAAAAATAGGCTCCCTGCAACGAGCGCTTAAAGTGCCGCGTGCTAAAAATAATTTTCAATCGAATGAACTAACGCCAATTCCACTAGAGCCTTCCGGATACCAAGAAAGATGTTCAATGTAAGAAACCGCACCTCGAGTTATTTACTGCCCATACTGCTCTCGTTATTTCTCGCAGGCTGCGGTGGCGCTGCTGGCGATACAGACCCACCAACAACAAATAAACCCGAAGGCAGCAGCTCACAGCAAATATTGACTAGCAGCGCATCATCAAAAATGATTGATAGCAGTGCGGCGAGCACATCAACACAAACATCCAGCGCCGCCAAAACCTCATCCGCCCTTGCCACATCTTCGGTTTATCAGCGAGCTTCGCGCAGCAGTACCAATAGCAGCGAAGACGGAGCACCAACAGAATTTGGAGAAGACATCACACCTCCTGGCAACACAAAGCTCTTTTTGCAATCCACCACAGAAACCAGCGCCACGCTGATATGGGGACATGCCGCCGACGATACCGGGGTTTATCAGTACAAAATTGAGCGGAACGATAAACCAATTGCCACACTGGAGTTCCCAACTTACACGTATACGGACACAACCCTGGCGCCATCCACTTACTACAGCTATACAATTCAAGCTATTGATTTCAATGGCAATGCCTCTGAAAAATCACCCGTCCTCACCATTCGCACCCAAGCGACGACCGGCTCGCCCATAACGTCCGCCAGCAGCCAGTCATCCTCACTCAGTAGCACCCCTAGCTCCGCAAGCAGCATCTCCAGCAAGGACAATTCAAGTAAGAGCAGCGTTAAGTCAAGCTCTTCTAAAAATAGC is a window encoding:
- the prsK gene encoding XrtA/PEP-CTERM system histidine kinase PrsK, whose protein sequence is MEYNSVTLVAYFSAAVVAALLTATYLFQLTRQRKTWIFAGAAAIHTLHLGSVALSFSNYSIPLYMLIIFEYLHYNAWVFCISLNLKRSSQRRQLPTSMQLLFSGGWPITALAIAMLFIPNVNQAGLSVWFALGLAVIALVSVEQLYRFAAENDRQIKLLCMNLAAIFLYDIYLFTHALIFKGLDPMLWQSRAAVSIATCLFMALGGLLLLQQTERPANFNLSRPIAFYTTSLVGVGVLITVLSLGGYYVRLYGGNWGTVFYSLLLVAAVLLIATVFVSSRIRMRLSVLINKHLFRYKYDYRNEWLRLINYLAQPADASEVNQRAFFAVASTTKAPSGAIWLRKQGFYEPVYRANLPGFVDLQEEPVDSPFCRAFIESEWVFIPDSGDNQALGQHNELLPGWTHNIPDLWILFPLIVGEELVGFMALTKPGGDETLTWEDLDLLKTMGRQVASYLKRHQQAEQLVEGRQFDTYNKLVAFIIHDLNNLIAQQALVVRNAEKHKGNPAFIEDAIKTISNSVDRMNNLLKKLRRDDSDLVKRLSISEVVNQAVQECQQRSSPKLTAEIESSLRTINADQVRLVMTITNFIKNAQEATPDTGRVHVTLEIQQHRATIMIEDTGSGMDWDFIHNRLFKPFETTKSGKGMGIGVYLSREYISELSGTLNVASEVGEGTTITITLPLNKD
- the prsR gene encoding PEP-CTERM-box response regulator transcription factor, which produces MSKSTTTKPILLIVEDDTGLQSQLRWHFDQYETVVADNRQDAIAALRLHEAPVIIQDLGLPPDEDGVDEGFKCIQDILRIAPNSKIIVMTGKTDRDNALRAVAMGAYDFYQKPVDPNTLDLIVQRAFHIFDLEDYNRRLNISQQAPLEGMITNDPQMLKICRQLEKISPTTVTCTLLGESGTGKEVMARAIHQLSPRRNKRFVAINCAAVPENLIESELFGYEKGAFTGANKTTLGKVETAHEGTLFLDEIGDMPHNLQAKLLRFLQERVIERVGGRSEIPVDVRVICATNKDLEAMVRDGSFREDLFYRICEMTVNIPPLRNRLGDKVLLARHFKLQFAKEHGQNVTGFTPDAIAAIENYAWPGNIREMENKIKRAVIMADGKYVTREDLGLAEAGELSLNLRHVRQEAERGAILRALSMTDNNISAAAKLLGVTRPTFYDLIKKYDVNQNYLENGNDHEKNDSAI
- a CDS encoding fibronectin type III domain-containing protein, whose product is MFNVRNRTSSYLLPILLSLFLAGCGGAAGDTDPPTTNKPEGSSSQQILTSSASSKMIDSSAASTSTQTSSAAKTSSALATSSVYQRASRSSTNSSEDGAPTEFGEDITPPGNTKLFLQSTTETSATLIWGHAADDTGVYQYKIERNDKPIATLEFPTYTYTDTTLAPSTYYSYTIQAIDFNGNASEKSPVLTIRTQATTGSPITSASSQSSSLSSTPSSASSISSKDNSSKSSVKSSSSKNSSSSSSSTSSSSRASSSTSGSPKTVQLKWRHPTQRANGSYLELDDIGGYEIRKKTSISISYIKIPGSTTTNYTLTDIAADDKIDIAVYDTNGFYSDFIQIYPR